In Nicotiana tabacum cultivar K326 chromosome 11, ASM71507v2, whole genome shotgun sequence, a single window of DNA contains:
- the LOC142166193 gene encoding uncharacterized protein LOC142166193, with translation MPALKDVVSIEDIHHISDDTADILKNAEIKIASTGALNANGDVRSADLCNEIDRASATASKGPAAGQKSGEAGHQTFRRKGQTIVQKLTEVKEIRADFSSKAGAFESGDKKDGIGAGTVRQNEELLPFSSRDLIPAGEQNVAANFDAAKLLKSASQTRSNQSVWSGVNNTQSSPNKNNINGSTNIIVANSFAVLENEPMLVDTGMGEKQVDRDKTSYTKQPKTPGSVTEQHKPKSPGARVDSARELSRDAEQKAAAIHVDNATAGATVVTGNTSATGREQKQKNNRGAT, from the coding sequence ATGCCAGCTTTGAAGGATGTAGTAAGTATCGAGGATATACACCATATATCAGATGATACAGCTGATATATTGAAGAATGCAGAAATAAAAATTGCTTCAACTGGGGCATTGAATGCTAATGGTGATGTGCGTTCAGCTGACCTGTGTAATGAGATTGATCGAGCCTCAGCAACTGCTTCTAAGGGTCCAGCTGCTGGGCAAAAATCTGGGGAAGCTGGGCACCAAACATTTAGAAGAAAGGGCCAAACTATTGTGCAAAAATTAACTGAAGTGAAGGAGATAAGAGCTGACTTTTCAAGCAAAGCTGGTGCATTTGAATCAGGTGATAAGAAGGATGGAATTGGAGCAGGTACAGTTCGGCAAAATGAAGAGCTGCTACCATTCAGTTCAAGGGATTTGATTCCTGCTGGGGAACAAAATGTTGCAGCTAACTTTGACGCagcaaagttgttgaaatctgcCTCTCAAACTAGATCAAACCAGAGTGTTTGGTCCGGGGTAAATAACACACAATCTTCCCCTAACAAAAACAATATTAATGGTTCAACGAACATAATTGTTGCTAACTCCTTTGCTGTTTTGGAAAATGAACCTATGTTGGTTGATACTGGGATGGGAGAGAAGCAGGTTGATCGAGATAAAACATCATATACTAAGCAGCCAAAGACCCCAGGTAGTGTCACTGAGCAACATAAGCCCAAGTCTCCTGGTGCGCGAGTAGACAGTGCAAGGGAATTGAGTCGTGATGCTGAACAAAAGGCAGCGGCTATTCATGTTGATAATGCCACTGCTGGTGCAACTGTTGTGACTGGAAACACAAGTGCTACAGGTCGTGAACAGAAGCAGAAAAATAATAGAGGTGCTACATAG
- the LOC142166194 gene encoding G-type lectin S-receptor-like serine/threonine-protein kinase LECRK2, translating into MLRVKNCAAFSHFNIMSLYFFLLLYVIFGSARAQSKPPNTIGLGSSIHPTTQPTAWYSASGHFAFGFYPQGSGYKVGIWLVGGSNNNDTIVWTAFRDDPEISADSTLAFIDGIVVLKTSNEDKTIASSSKSAYYANLLDNGNFVLYNQDHESIYESFSSPGDTILGDQILANGGKLISSFSSTNHSSGRFRLVMQDDGNLVAYPKNLNGAVDAYWASQVYCSGCRNHLLLNSTGILLVINDTDSSVIRRLYSPLMQKNRAIYRATLDHDGNFRLYSHEFDSNGNSKIWLEWEAIDDLCLVKGFCGLNSFCVTSHNVHSCMCLPGSYLKENDPSFGDCQRNFTRGKCIHGKEDSSVYKITTTTNLTWEDPPYFATSFLGKEDCGKSCFEDCDCDAALFDEIGQCMKHKLPLRYVKGAPEGSRTAFFKVSNIVVQNAITDSVKPPWVVILVLSISFVLYSGTALAFSGFYVFKFRIIKYRKLLQTGTTGLTKDFILRTCSYRELKQATDGFKEELGKGAFGAVYKGSFNKGKNLVAVKRLEKVVDEGEREFRAEMKAIGRTRHRNLVRLLGYCAEGSKRALVYEYMSNGCLANLLFRGATCPDWNLRVNIALDVARGILYLHEECEAPIIHCDIKPQNILLDEFLTAKISDFGLAKLLMPDQTRTFTGIRGTRGYLAPEWQTNAPISVKVDVYSYGIVLLEIICCRRNIEVYVTKIEEIQLSKWAYSCLLESELDKLVGSEEVDKNHLERMISVAIWCIQDEPALRPPMKQVLQMLQGIIDIPVPPCPSSSS; encoded by the coding sequence ATGTTAAGAGTTAAAAATTGTGCTGCTTTCTCTCACTTCAATATCATGTCTCTATATTTCTTCCTTTTATTGTATGTGATCTTTGGATCAGCTAGAGCTCAATCAAAGCCACCTAATACAATAGGATTAGGATCTTCTATTCATCCCACTACTCAGCCTACAGCGTGGTACTCAGCTTCTGGTCATTTCGCCTTTGGTTTTTATCCGCAAGGAAGTGGTTACAAGGTAGGAATTTGGCTAGTGGGAGGCTCCAATAACAATGATACTATTGTCTGGACCGCGTTTCGTGATGATCCAGAAATATCTGCAGATTCCACCTTGGCCTTTATTGATGGAATTGTAGTTCTGAAAACAAGTAATGAGGATAAGACTATTGCTAGTTCATCAAAATCTGCATATTATGCCAACTTGCTTGATAATGGTAACTTTGTGCTTTACAACCAAGATCATGAGTCTATTTACGAGAGTTTCAGTTCTCCTGGTGATACAATTTTAGGTGACCAGATTCTAGCTAATGGGGGTAAATTGATTTCTAGTTTCTCCTCCACAAATCATTCCTCAGGGAGATTTCGCCTCGTGATGCAGGATGACGGGAACCTTGTTGCATACCCCAAAAATTTGAATGGGGCAGTGGATGCCTATTGGGCTTCACAGGTCTATTGCTCTGGTTGCAGAAATCATCTGCTTCTTAACAGTACAGGCATCTTATTGGTGATCAATGACACAGATTCTTCTGTAATTCGACGATTATATAGTCCACTTATGCAGAAGAACAGAGCTATTTATCGGGCTACACTCGATCATGATGGAAATTTTCGACTCTATTCTCATGAATTCGACTCCAATGGTAATTCCAAAATATGGTTGGAGTGGGAGGCGATCGATGATCTCTGTCTAGTGAAGGGATTCTGTGGCCTTAACAGCTTTTGTGTTACAAGTCACAATGTACACTCTTGTATGTGTCTACCAGGATCATACTTGAAAGAGAATGATCCAAGCTTTGGTGATTGTCAAAGGAACTTCACTAGAGGAAAGTGCATTCATGGCAAAGAAGATTCAAGTGTCTACAAGATTACTACTACGACCAATCTTACTTGGGAGGATCCTCCTTACTTTGCTACATCATTTCTAGGAAAAGAAGATTGTGGCAAATCTTGTTTTGAGGACTGTGATTGTGATGCTGCCCTCTTCGACGAAATTGGCCAATGTATGAAACATAAGCTGCCTTTGAGGTATGTCAAAGGCGCACCTGAAGGATCTCGCACTGCTTTTTTCAAAGTCAGCAATATAGTCGTGCAAAATGCAATAACAGATTCAGTGAAGCCACCATGGGTAGTGATCTTGGTTTTATCAATAAGTTTCGTTCTGTATTCAGGTACTGCTCTTGCATTTTCAGGATTTTATGTCTTCAAATTTAGGATAATAAAGTACAGGAAGCTATTGCAGACAGGAACCACAGGATTAACAAAAGACTTCATACTCAGAACTTGCTCTTACAGAGAGCTAAAACAGGCAACTGATGGTTTCAAAGAAGAGTTGGGAAAGGGTGCCTTCGGTGCAGTTTATAAAGGGAGCTTCAACAAAGGTAAAAACCTTGTGGCGGTGAAGAGGCTAGAGAAGGTAGTCGATGAAGGTGAAAGGGAATTCAGAGCAGAAATGAAGGCCATTGGCAGAACTCGACACAGGAACTTGGTTCGATTGCTCGGATATTGTGCTGAAGGCTCAAAAAGAGCTCTAGTTTATGAATATATGAGCAATGGTTGCCTAGCAAATCTCTTGTTCCGAGGAGCTACTTGCCCAGATTGGAACTTAAGAGTAAATATTGCACTAGATGTTGCCAGGGGAATCCTTTACCTCCACGAAGAATGTGAAGCTCCAATCATCCACTGTGATATAAAACCACAAAACATCTTACTCGACGAGTTCTTGACAGCTAAAATCTCAGATTTCGGGTTGGCCAAACTACTAATGCCTGATCAAACAAGAACATTCACTGGCATAAGAGGAACTAGAGGGTATTTGGCACCAGAATGGCAAACAAATGCTCCTATCTCTGTCAAAGTAGATGTCTACAGTTATGGTATTGTATTGCTAGAAATCATTTGCTGCAGAAGAAACATTGAAGTGTATGTGACTAAAATAGAAGAAATCCAGCTTTCTAAATGGGCATATAGTTGCCTTCTAGAAAGTGAATTAGACAAGCTTGTTGGAAGTGAAGAAGTAGACAAGAATCACTTGGAGAGAATGATCTCAGTGGCGATCTGGTGCATTCAGGACGAACCAGCTCTTCGTCCTCCCATGAAACAAGTATTACAGATGCTACAGGGAATTATTGATATTCCAGTTCCTCCATGTCCAAGTAGCAGCAGTTAA
- the LOC142166195 gene encoding G-type lectin S-receptor-like serine/threonine-protein kinase LECRK1: protein MPLRILIRKVENIGSHTLFSHLSAMANLTITFMFLMLPMLFAAVEVGAQKQPSNITLGSILYPNRNPSSWLSSSGHFAFGFYSIGDGFQVGIWFEKTVVWTASRDDPPVHSDGYLEFTKEGKLILWTKQNMKVIAESPKPVTSASMLDSGNFVIYNKTDVVWESFDYPTDTLLVGQRLISGHSLVSSVSEIDHSIGRFYLSMQADGNLVAYPTNYINRPEASYWAFMLQSRGEFGEVDSVFVSLTPRGQLFRNASNGFGFQVNEIANSSTRTPNKTVIYRATLDPDGIFRLYTHSFEGRDESSLEINWSSLQNQCQARGFCGVNSYCTARNGSSTGACSCLPGFLYANHEMKFQGCYRGFVYEESCGSSNSTLLAYNLTMIQHLKLGGYPFSQVSIVEQDCRKSCLEDCTCWATQYVNGVCSKFKLPLIYSTLDPTDQSVKAFVKQSYNISQIAGHTVPNPGKAGNRNKSRKEIILILSLALGSVAFLLTVVAICSYLFYRSNEGQYQKLLENPYLGPNEEFTLRSFSYSELEKATEHFKEEIRHGSFGNLYKGILSEGNRTIAVKRLEKMGDEAEREFKAEMTAIGQARHKNLVHLLGFCLEGSEKILVYEYTSNGSLADILFNSETRPSWEQRMRLALDISRGILYLHEECETCIIHCNIKPHNILVDDLWTAKISDFGLAKFLVPNQVGNQLQLKTRGYLAPELQNSATISDKVDVYSYGVMLLEIICCRSNMDVNVSTEDEIFLPTWVHKCFVENDLKKLVGDEEVDVKSLERTVKVGLLCIHDNPDLRPSMRNVVLMLEGIMDIPFLAYTNIV, encoded by the coding sequence ATGCCACTGCGTATCCTTATAcgaaaagtagaaaatattggATCTCACACTCTATTTTCCCATCTTTCTGCCATGGCTAATTTAACAATTACTTTCATGTTCTTGATGCTTCCAATGCTATTTGCAGCTGTTGAAGTTGGAGCACAGAAGCAACCTTCCAACATAACCTTAGGTTCTATTCTTTATCCAAACCGAAATCCGAGTTCTTGGCTATCTTCTTCAGGCCATTTTGCATTTGGTTTCTACTCAATAGGGGATGGATTTCAAGTTGGCATATGGTTCGAAAAAACTGTCGTTTGGACTGCTAGTAGAGATGATCCTCCAGTTCATTCGGATGGATACCTCGAGTTTACAAAAGAAGGTAAACTTATTCTATGGACAAAGCAGAACATGAAAGTCATTGCAGAATCTCCAAAGCCAGTAACTTCAGCTTCCATGCTTGATTCTGGTAACTTTGTTATCTATAATAAAACAGATGTCGTTTGGGAAAGTTTTGATTATCCAACGGACACCCTCCTCGTTGGCCAGCGCCTGATATCGGGCCACAGCCTTGTCTCTAGTGTCAGTGAAATTGATCATTCAATTGGGAGATTTTATTTGAGTATGCAGGCTGATGGGAACCTTGTTGCATATCCAACCAATTACATAAATAGACCTGAGGCTTCCTACTGGGCTTTCATGTTACAAAGTAGAGGCGAATTCGGTGAAGTTGATTCAGTTTTTGTGAGTCTTACTCCAAGAGGACAACTGTTTAGAAATGCTTCTaatggttttggttttcaagtgaaTGAAATAGCAAATAGCTCAACTCGAACACCAAATAAGACAGTGATTTATCGCGCTACTCTTGATCCTGATGGTATTTTTAGGCTTTATACACACAGTTTTGAAGGCAGAGATGAATCGAGCTTGGAAATCAATTGGTCATCGCTACAAAATCAATGCCAAGCCAGGGGATTCTGTGGTGTAAACAGTTATTGTACTGCAAGAAATGGCAGCAGCACAGGTGCTTGTTCTTGCTTACCAGGATTTTTATATGCCAACCATGAAATGAAATTCCAAGGGTGCTATCGGGGATTTGTTTATGAAGAGTCTTGTGGAAGCAGCAACTCTACATTATTGGCCTACAATCTCACCATGATTCAACACTTGAAACTTGGAGGATATCCATTTTCTCAGGTTTCAATTGTTGAGCAGGATTGCAGAAAATCTTGCTTGGAGGATTGTACTTGTTGGGCTACTCAATATGTGAATGGAGTTTGCAGCAAATTCAAGCTTCCACTAATCTATTCAACACTTGATCCAACTGATCAGTCTGTCAAGGCTTTTGTCAAGCAGAGCTACAATATTTCCCAAATTGCAGGTCACACTGTTCCCAATCCTGGAAAAGCTGGGAATAGAAATAAAAGCCGGAAAGAGATAATCTTGATTCTATCCCTGGCTCTTGGCTCCGTAGCATTTCTGCTTACGGTTGTTGCAATTTGCAGTTATCTTTTCTACAGAAGCAATGAGGGCCAATATCAAAAACTGTTGGAAAATCCATATTTGGGGCCTAACGAAGAGTTCACTCTTCGATCATTTTCTTACAGCGAGCTTGAAAAAGCCACTGAACATTTCAAGGAAGAGATAAGGCATGGTTCGTTTGGAAACCTCTATAAAGGAATTTTATCAGAAGGTAACAGAACGATTGCTGTAAAACGACTGGAGAAGATGGGTGATGAAGCAGAAAGGGAGTTTAAAGCAGAAATGACAGCAATTGGGCAAGCTCGTCACAAAAACTTGGTTCATTTGCTTGGTTTTTGCTTGGAGGGATCTGAAAAGATTCTTGTATACGAGTACACGAGCAATGGATCACTTGCAGATATCCTATTTAATTCTGAAACAAGACCTTCTTGGGAGCAAAGGATGAGGCTTGCACTTGACATATCAAGGGGAATACTTTATTTGCATGAAGAATGTGAGACTTGCATAATTCACTGCAACATAAAGCCACACAATATCCTTGTAGATGACTTGTGGACGGCTAAAATCTCTGATTTTGGGCTAGCAAAGTTTCTGGTTCCTAATCAAGTAGGGAACCAACTTCAGCTCAAAACAAGAGGGTATTTGGCACCAGAGTTGCAGAATAGCGCCACGATCTCTGACAAGGTAGATGTTTATAGCTATGGAGTGATGCTCTTGGAGATCATATGCTGTAGAAGTAATATGGATGTCAATGTCTCAACTGAGGATGAGATCTTTCTTCCTACTTGGGTACACAAATGCTTTGTCGAAAATGATCTCAAAAAGCTAGTGGGAGATGAGGAAGTAGATGTGAAGTCCTTAGAGAGGACGGTGAAGGTTGGTTTGTTATGCATTCATGATAATCCTGATCTACGCCCTTCTATGAGGAATGTGGTTCTCATGTTAGAAGGAATTATGGACATACCATTTTTAGCATACACAAACATTGTTTAG